The Metabacillus schmidteae genome includes a region encoding these proteins:
- a CDS encoding globin family protein, which yields MKKEIVEEIIDEVVEGIYVSFPSLAEKYGEIGRKKCVEDNHHHFKHLDTAFSLNEEKIFTDYALWLNNVLTSRGMKEDHLIDNFDRIRQALHTHQSDEAVKYKQYLQSAIATLENVKVEKGV from the coding sequence ATGAAAAAAGAAATCGTAGAAGAGATTATTGACGAAGTTGTTGAAGGAATTTATGTGTCTTTTCCCAGTTTAGCTGAAAAATACGGGGAGATTGGCAGAAAAAAATGTGTTGAGGACAATCATCATCATTTTAAGCATTTGGACACAGCCTTTTCACTAAATGAAGAAAAGATTTTTACTGACTATGCGCTTTGGCTTAATAATGTGTTAACATCACGGGGAATGAAAGAAGACCATTTAATTGATAATTTTGATCGGATAAGACAGGCATTACATACACATCAATCAGATGAGGCCGTGAAATATAAGCAATATTTACAATCTGCAATTGCAACACTTGAAAATGTGAAAGTAGAGAAGGGGGTGTAA
- a CDS encoding MMPL family transporter, giving the protein MSTIIKGKWFVIIGWIAVVVGLFLAAPNMGNLVSEKGQISVPDGYSSSLADEILNEVQKQDSVGDEITAALVFHNENKLTNDEIKEAEKAIGLLEENKELDVASILTHFNEEALKEQLVSDDGKTILASVSINRNEREGKEISDLLYETIEDVKVDHYYTSGWMIDEDVMTSSQEGLKKTEGITVVFILGVLLLVFRSVIAPIIPLITVGLTYLASQSIVAILVDIVNFPISNFTQIFLVAVLFGIGTDYCILLLSRFKEELSHRESTVEAIIETYRNAGRTVFFSGLAVMIGFAAIGFSQFKLYQSASAVAVGVAILIIALFTVVPFFMAVLGNKIFWPSKGTMEHKDSKFWEIVGKFSLARPLIALLVVAAVCAPFLITYDGELSYNSLEEIGSDVNSIKAFNAIADSFGPGESMPTQVVLKNDEEMNSTEYIALAEMISNELEKVDLVDTVRSVTRPTGEKIEDFYVSKQAETLEEGLGEGNEGIGKISDGLAEAESELSSSSPQLKEATNGINELITGTTKINSGMTEIQTNLAKIEEGIRQGSAGSTEIKKGLEEAKAGAEELQAGSDQLLAGYKEVESNLNTIYENYGEVGKGISGLSAALSSIQGKFGDLEANAAYPNLANDPNYLAIKGTVLEANKQLPVLAGTIDQLNNGLNDLTDGVNLANTNFAKLVEGQKELSSGLSQLIKGIEQQQAGLNQLADGQGQIVDNIPQLTNGLAGVTNGQQQLLDGFGDLDGQMNQLTDGLSQSVDGLNQVSDGLGSAQEYLADLSKSDDSAGFYLPDDVLESEDFEESLNTYMSNDRNVMTFDVIFTSNPYSNEAINQMDEVNAAIERATKDTKLENAKVAIGGITSTNADLNTMSNNDYSRTVVLMLIGISIILVFLFRSIIMPIYIIGSLILTYYTAMGINEVIFVNILGYTGISWAVPFFAFVILVALGVDYSIFLMDRFNEYKDLSVGQAMLMAMKKMGTVIISAVIILGGTFAAMIPSGMLSLIQIAAIILTGLFLYALIVLPLFIPVMVKTFGAANWWPFKRA; this is encoded by the coding sequence GTGAGTACAATAATCAAAGGAAAATGGTTTGTTATTATTGGATGGATTGCAGTTGTTGTTGGTCTGTTTTTAGCAGCTCCTAACATGGGGAATCTTGTTAGTGAAAAGGGACAAATTAGTGTTCCTGACGGTTATTCATCATCTTTAGCTGACGAAATTTTAAATGAAGTGCAAAAGCAGGATAGCGTTGGTGATGAAATAACAGCGGCCCTTGTCTTTCATAATGAAAATAAACTAACAAATGATGAAATAAAAGAGGCAGAGAAAGCCATTGGTCTTTTAGAGGAAAACAAAGAATTAGATGTTGCTAGTATTCTCACTCATTTCAATGAAGAAGCATTAAAAGAACAGCTCGTGTCTGATGATGGCAAAACAATATTAGCTTCTGTTAGTATTAATCGAAATGAACGTGAAGGCAAGGAAATTTCAGATTTATTGTATGAGACAATTGAAGATGTGAAGGTTGATCACTATTACACAAGCGGATGGATGATTGACGAGGATGTCATGACAAGTTCACAAGAAGGTTTAAAGAAAACAGAGGGAATTACAGTTGTTTTTATTCTTGGTGTTTTATTATTAGTATTTAGATCTGTGATTGCACCGATTATTCCTTTAATTACGGTTGGTCTTACGTACTTAGCTTCACAATCAATTGTGGCTATCCTTGTGGATATTGTAAACTTTCCAATCTCAAACTTTACGCAAATTTTCTTAGTAGCTGTCTTGTTCGGAATTGGTACCGATTATTGTATATTACTACTAAGTCGCTTTAAAGAAGAACTCTCACATCGAGAGAGCACTGTAGAGGCCATTATTGAAACCTATCGTAATGCCGGGAGAACTGTGTTTTTTAGCGGTTTAGCCGTTATGATTGGTTTTGCAGCAATAGGTTTCTCACAATTTAAACTCTACCAATCTGCATCAGCTGTTGCAGTTGGGGTAGCTATCTTAATTATTGCATTGTTTACGGTTGTACCATTTTTTATGGCTGTATTAGGAAATAAAATATTCTGGCCTTCAAAAGGTACAATGGAGCATAAAGACAGTAAATTCTGGGAAATTGTCGGTAAGTTCTCGTTAGCAAGACCACTTATTGCATTATTAGTGGTAGCAGCTGTATGTGCGCCGTTCTTGATTACGTATGATGGAGAACTTTCTTATAATTCATTAGAAGAAATTGGCTCTGATGTGAACTCTATTAAAGCATTTAACGCAATTGCAGACAGCTTCGGTCCTGGTGAATCCATGCCAACACAGGTTGTGTTGAAAAATGATGAGGAAATGAATTCAACAGAATACATTGCTCTGGCAGAGATGATAAGCAATGAATTAGAAAAGGTTGATCTTGTCGATACCGTTCGTTCTGTTACAAGACCAACTGGTGAAAAAATAGAAGATTTCTATGTTTCAAAACAAGCAGAAACACTTGAAGAGGGTCTTGGAGAAGGAAACGAGGGAATCGGTAAAATTAGCGATGGACTCGCTGAAGCTGAAAGTGAGCTGTCAAGCTCATCACCACAGTTGAAAGAAGCAACAAATGGTATCAATGAGTTGATCACAGGAACAACGAAAATTAATTCCGGGATGACGGAAATTCAAACAAACCTAGCGAAAATTGAGGAAGGTATTCGTCAAGGATCTGCTGGATCAACTGAAATAAAAAAGGGCTTGGAAGAAGCAAAGGCAGGAGCTGAGGAGCTTCAAGCCGGAAGCGATCAATTGTTAGCCGGGTATAAGGAAGTTGAGAGTAACTTAAACACCATTTATGAGAATTATGGAGAAGTTGGAAAGGGTATTTCAGGTCTATCAGCTGCTTTATCTTCAATACAAGGGAAATTTGGAGATCTTGAAGCGAATGCAGCCTATCCTAATCTAGCAAATGATCCAAATTATTTAGCGATAAAAGGTACTGTTCTTGAAGCAAATAAACAATTACCTGTATTAGCAGGTACGATTGATCAACTAAACAATGGACTGAATGACCTTACGGATGGAGTGAATCTAGCAAACACAAACTTTGCCAAATTAGTTGAAGGGCAAAAAGAACTTTCCTCAGGGTTATCCCAACTAATTAAGGGAATAGAACAACAGCAAGCCGGTTTAAATCAGCTGGCTGATGGTCAAGGACAAATTGTGGATAATATTCCACAGCTAACAAATGGTCTTGCTGGTGTAACTAATGGTCAGCAACAGCTTTTAGACGGGTTCGGAGACCTTGATGGGCAAATGAACCAGCTAACGGACGGGCTAAGTCAAAGTGTTGATGGATTAAACCAAGTTTCAGACGGTTTAGGATCAGCTCAAGAGTATTTAGCAGATTTATCAAAATCAGATGATTCAGCAGGGTTTTATCTACCAGATGACGTTTTAGAAAGTGAAGACTTTGAGGAATCATTAAATACGTATATGTCTAATGATCGCAATGTGATGACATTTGATGTAATCTTCACAAGTAATCCTTATTCAAATGAAGCAATTAATCAAATGGATGAAGTGAATGCAGCAATTGAAAGAGCAACAAAAGATACAAAGCTGGAAAATGCCAAGGTTGCAATCGGTGGGATCACAAGTACAAATGCTGATCTAAATACGATGTCAAATAATGATTACTCACGTACAGTTGTGTTAATGTTAATTGGAATCTCTATTATTCTCGTATTCTTATTCCGTTCGATTATCATGCCGATTTATATAATAGGATCATTGATACTAACGTATTATACGGCAATGGGAATAAATGAAGTCATTTTTGTGAATATTCTCGGGTACACAGGGATTAGTTGGGCAGTTCCTTTCTTTGCATTCGTCATCCTTGTTGCGCTCGGAGTTGATTACAGTATCTTCTTAATGGACCGATTTAATGAATACAAAGATTTATCTGTAGGGCAAGCGATGTTAATGGCAATGAAGAAGATGGGAACAGTCATCATATCAGCTGTTATTATCCTGGGTGGTACTTTCGCAGCGATGATTCCATCTGGAATGCTTTCACTAATTCAAATTGCGGCCATTATCTTAACCGGTTTGTTCTTGTATGCTTTAATTGTGCTGCCATTATTCATTCCAGTTATGGTGAAAACATTTGGAGCAGCAAACTGGTGGCCTTTTAAACGGGCATGA
- a CDS encoding cold-shock protein, producing MLQGKVKWFNSEKGFGFIEVEGQDDVFVHFSAIQGDGFKTLEEGQTVTFEVEQGARGPQAANVQK from the coding sequence ATGCTACAAGGTAAAGTAAAATGGTTTAATTCAGAAAAAGGTTTCGGTTTCATCGAAGTTGAAGGTCAAGACGATGTATTCGTACACTTCTCTGCTATCCAAGGTGATGGTTTCAAAACTTTAGAAGAAGGCCAAACAGTTACTTTTGAAGTAGAGCAAGGTGCTCGTGGACCACAAGCTGCTAACGTTCAAAAATAA
- a CDS encoding MarR family winged helix-turn-helix transcriptional regulator, which produces MNDQLIQDLINRYVDVSFAVTKKAENLIKESIGDTITNDQHYTLRYIHKAGTCTSTELSEVFDVKKSAITAIINRLTEKELIKRTRDEKDRRVIYLTLSDKGKDLFEKTEEKIHKLVESIITSFDEREIVSFIETYEKLNTQLDTLKDCKMED; this is translated from the coding sequence ATGAACGATCAGTTGATACAAGATTTAATCAATAGGTATGTAGATGTAAGTTTCGCTGTGACCAAAAAAGCAGAGAATCTTATTAAAGAGAGCATTGGTGACACGATTACGAATGACCAGCATTATACACTTCGGTATATACATAAAGCTGGGACGTGTACTTCTACAGAGCTTTCTGAAGTTTTTGACGTAAAGAAAAGTGCAATTACGGCTATTATTAATCGTCTTACAGAAAAAGAATTGATTAAGAGAACACGTGATGAAAAGGATCGTCGTGTCATTTATCTAACCTTATCTGATAAGGGAAAAGACTTGTTTGAAAAAACAGAGGAAAAAATCCATAAGCTTGTGGAGTCCATTATCACGAGCTTTGATGAAAGGGAAATTGTTTCTTTTATTGAAACGTATGAAAAATTAAATACGCAATTAGATACGCTGAAAGATTGCAAAATGGAGGATTAA